The following proteins are co-located in the Silene latifolia isolate original U9 population chromosome 1, ASM4854445v1, whole genome shotgun sequence genome:
- the LOC141603510 gene encoding uncharacterized protein LOC141603510, whose amino-acid sequence MSRPMEEDAIPGKNEEEEFSTGPLNILMSSVKNNTQVLINCRNNRKLLGRVRAFDRHCNMVLENVREMWTEVPKTGKGKKKAQPVNKDRFISKMFLRGDSVIIVLKNPK is encoded by the exons ATGAG TCGTCCAATGGAAGAAGATGCCATTCCT GGAAAGAACGAGGAGGAAGAGTTCAGCACTGGCCCTCTTAATATTCTTATGTCAAGTGTTAAGAATAATACACAG GTTCTTATCAATTGCCGAAACAACAGGAAACTTCTGGGGCGAGTGAGAGCTTTTGATCGTCACTGCAACATGGTTCTAGAAAATGTCCGGGAGATGTGGACTGAG GTGCCAAAGACTGGTAAAGGAAAGAAGAAGGCCCAGCCAGTGAACAAGGACAGGTTTATAAGCAAGATGTTCCTACGAGGAGACTCTGTCATCATCGTCCTCAAAAACCCTAAGTAA
- the LOC141603526 gene encoding pectinesterase inhibitor 6 gives MTRLINIFGLIIFLSCILLQVYAQNYVQQACSVTRYQKICLKTLASYSNKARRSPSRWARAAVSVTIGDVKVVAEYINNVNRYSHVSGRRNKAALLDCVENVQDTLNNLHKSLDVLRSLSYSRFEEQMSDILTWLSAALTDLDTCIDGFEGRKGRLIGRLCYKVQNSSFITSNALALANKLATTGLQDLGGDP, from the coding sequence ATGACTAGGCTAATCAACATATTTGGCCTAATCATATTTTTGTCATGCATACTACTACAAGTTTATGCTCAAAATTATGTCCAACAAGCATGTAGTGTAACAAGATACCAAAAAATATGTCTCAAAACCTTAGCCTCCTATTCAAACAAGGCGAGACGGAGTCCAAGCAGGTGGGCTCGGGCAGCCGTCTCAGTGACCATAGGAGATGTCAAGGTGGTGGCCGAGTATATCAACAATGTAAATCGATACAGTCATGTCTCAGGGAGGAGAAACAAGGCAGCCTTGTTAGATTGTGTTGAGAATGTACAAGATACATTAAACAACCTTCATAAATCACTTGATGTGTTGAGAAGCTTAAGTTATTCAAGGTTTGAAGAACAAATGAGTGATATTTTGACTTGGTTAAGCGCTGCTTTGACTGATCTTGATACTTGTATTGATGGATTTGAAGGAAGAAAAGGGAGATTAATTGGTAGATTGTGTTACAAGGTTCAAAATTCTAGTTTTATTACTAGTAATGCTCTTGCTCTTGCTAACAAGCTTGCTACAACTGGACTACAAGATTTGGGTGGTGATCCTTAA